Within Ovis aries strain OAR_USU_Benz2616 breed Rambouillet chromosome 11, ARS-UI_Ramb_v3.0, whole genome shotgun sequence, the genomic segment gaggCACTGGGTGGGGCGGGTGAAGGGTGGGTTGgacctcatggtccagtggttgagggcctgggttccatccctggttggggaagtaagcctcacatgctgcagctaggAGTCtccacgccacaactaaagaacctGCAGCGAAGATTCAgcgtgctgcaaccaagacccagcaaagccaaatgaataaaagtaaaatatattttttaattaaaaaagaagcatTTCTTCCAGGATCTTACATCAGTTATCAACTCAGACACTGCTTTTCCCAAAAAAGAATGCATCCTAAGCAAAAATCCGGGGCCTGGTTTTTTCAATATTAGTCCTATGCTTGGCATGGCACCTTACAAACTTTGTCcactatttgttgtttttttaagagaaaaaaaactaGGGCAGGGTTTGGGAGTGGTAAGGGAAAAAGGTTTTCTGTTACATTTATCTCCAAGCTACACTGTTCAGTAACAGCCCTGGAAGGGTCTGGAGAAGCAAAGAcggtagtctttttttttcattctaccctCTCCTACATTACAGAATTATTCAAAGAAGAAAGACTGTAGAGAAAATCGAATTTGACCTTGAAGCCAGTCTTTGGGGGCAGCCTCCACACCCTGAGGCTGTATGGAGGCCTGCTGGGTCCAGACCGGAATGGGGCATTCACGCACCAGCACCTGGAAAAGTCCTCTGTGAGAATGAATATATCAAGGCAACCCGAAAGAGTAAAGCCGCTGGTCATGGGTCTAGAAAGCCGCTGAAAGTAAGCAAAGCTGGTGTTCGGCTTTCATTGTCCTCCAGCCTTTACCTTGCCCCCAGCATTccctggctgtgctgtgcttagtcactcagtcgtgtcctactctgtgcgaccccatggactgtaacctgctagactcctctgtccatgggattctccaggcaagaatacgggagtgggttgccatacccttctccaggggatcctcccgacccagggattgaacccaggtcttccgcactgcaggcagattctttaccgtttgagccaccagggaagccctagcaatTCCAAAATGCTCAAAAGATTACTTGTGCGGGGCTAAAATGATGCCGAAAGGACCCCGGAATGCTGGGTATTTCATCCTAGTTTTAAAAAGAAGCCTAAGCCTAAAGTGTCGGGCCTACCTGGGTCTCAAGAGCGCTTCCCAAGGGGCTCTTGTCCCCAGCATCTTGAGTCACCGGGGGATCGAGGACgtcgggggcgggcggggggcgtgGCGCGGCGGGGACTCCAccccggggcggggcgcgggcggggcgcgggcggggcGAGGCGGGCTCCCTCGGGGTCCCCGCGGGCGGGCACTCGGGTGGCCGCGGCGCGATGGAGGCGCCGGCCGAGCTGCTGGCCGCACTGCCCGCGCTGGCCACTGCGCTGGCCCTGCTGCTAGCCTGGCTGCTGGTGAGGCGCGGGGCGGCCGCGAGCCCGGACCCCCAGGAGCCCGCGCCCCCAGAGCCCGCTCCTCCGGCTGAGGCCAGCGTGAAGCCCGCGCCGCCCGGCCCCTGCGCCGCGGAGCCGGCGGCCGCGCCCGAGGGGCTGGGGGAGCCCGCGCGGCCGGACGAGCCCGAGGCCGCGCCGGCGGAGGCGGAGGAGCAGGCCGCCGAGGAGAGGCAGGTACGGACCCGCCCTCCCGGGCGCCCCTTCCCACCCCGGGGCCCGGTTCCCCCCGCGATTCGGCGCCCCCGGCCGAGCCGAGAACCGGGCCCCCAGCCTCGGGCCGGGCTGCCCCAAGAAGGGCAGAGCCGGCGATCGGCAGGAAGGGAAGGTCCCGGCGTGCAGACTCTCAGCCCTCCCTCGAAGTGTGGCAGAGCCTCGGAGTTGTGGGCTGGCTGTCGCCAGGCTGCTTTCCTCTGCTTGGCCTCTCCTCCCCTGGCACGGGTCACACCcacccccctcacacacacacacacacacacacacacacacacacacacccctcaccctCCAGCCCACGGGATTTCAAACGCACGTGTATGTGGCTTGTTTCCAGGGCTTCAAGGATGGCGGTTGTCCTGatagtaatataataaaatagaatacttaaaagaaggaaaactgcgTTTTCTTTTTAGGCCAATTTGGAATTCGGATTCCTGAGCCATTTACGTGTGAAACCCATTGGGTGGGGCTGAAAGAAAAGTACGGGACCATTGCAGTCCTTTTTGTTGTGCTTTTCAAACTGCAGGGTGCTCTGCACACCTCACCTGGGGCTGCAGATAAGCCTGGCCAGTGTGCAGTGAGCAAGCAGGATAAAGCCTTCCTGCAGTGCAGCTGAGCACCCACAAAGCCCATCCTCCTGCTTTTGCTGTCCTGCAGCTCTGTCCTGACCCCTCAGTATTGCTTCAGGATAGCCAGAGAGGTAGTCCTTAGTAGAACTAAGAgcttcaggatcttagttccccaaccagggatcaaacctgggcccccagcagtggaagcgcacacagagtcctaaccactggaccactagggaattccccgATGTACCTCTTGACATTGGAAATCTACTTGCTAGCCGCACATTCCCAGGATTTCAGCGCCCTTGGACCTTTGGGGCCAGCGCCAAGGGCCCTGAGCCTGATCAGAACGCCTTGTTCTGACTCCTAGGCTCCTTTCCTTGCGAGGGAGGCTGGCCGGGACGGTGGAAACCATGAGTAAGTGGTTTTGGTGCGTTGTCAGCGTGCCTGCAGTGCCCACTCTGAATTTTCCTGGACACAATGGTTTATACTGGAGAGAACCCTTTgatgggaggaggaggcagcaagGCTGGGTGGAGGCATGCTGAGTAATTGTTCCAGACCCCCTGTGAGCAGGTGCTTTGCTTGACAAGAGGGTGACTAATTGTGTCATTAGAGTGTATTCTAACCAGCTTGAGCAGGGCTGCTGTATTATTCTTCCCAAGGAGCACGGAGGCCCTGCTGTTCTTGCTGCCCTCACCTGTGGTGTTGGCAGGTAGGGTTTGGACACGTGCTGATGTGTTAGCTTTGCTCCCGTGTTTAGGATTCTCTTGGGAACAGGAGACGCATAGGGGCTATCCTCAGGCTGCCACTTGCTCTCAATCGGCCATGCTCCTACAGTGAACACATTGGCCCCTTTCCATCCAGAGGCAGGTTCTGGA encodes:
- the MXRA7 gene encoding matrix-remodeling-associated protein 7, coding for MEAPAELLAALPALATALALLLAWLLVRRGAAASPDPQEPAPPEPAPPAEASVKPAPPGPCAAEPAAAPEGLGEPARPDEPEAAPAEAEEQAAEERQEEEQELDGEEASPQAGPEEEDGGEEAFSFKYSPGKLRGNQYKKMMTKEELEEEQRVQKEQLAAIFKLMKDNEETFGEMSDGDVQEQLRLYDM